The DNA sequence GTGTGTTTTGCCGTCGCAATTTTTGGGGCTATGGGTGTGGCGTTTGCAGCCAACCTGCTGACCCTGTTTCTGTTCTATGAAATATTGACCCTGTCCACTTATCCGCTGGTTGCCCACAAGGGCGATGACAAGGCTCGCGCCGGAGCAAGAACGTATCTCGGTATTCTGCTGGCGACCTCCATTGGGTTGTTTTTACCGGCCATGATGTGGACCTATTTTGTTGCCGGCACCCTGGATTTTCGTCCCGGCGGTATACTTGAGGGCAATATCGGCGGCATCGGCGCCACAATCTTGCTGCTGATGTTCATGTTCGGGATCGGCAAGGCTGCGCTGATTCCGGTGCATCGCTGGCTGCCAGCTGCGATGGTAGCGCCGACGCCCGTGTCTGCCTTGCTTCATGCTGTGGCTGTGGTGAAAGCCGGTGTGTTCACCATCGCTAAAGTGGTGATCTACATTTTCGGGCTCGACTTCCTGGTGGATGTGCCACACGAAGTGATTGCCGTCTATATCGCAGGGTTTACCATTGTGGTGGCCTCCATACTGGCCCTCCGGCAAACCAATATAAAACGTATGCTGGCCTATTCGACGGTCTCGCAGTTGTCTTACATCGTGCTGGCGGTTCTGGTGCTCACCCCCCTCTCTGAAATCGGAGCTATCGTGCATATCGTCGCCCACGCGGTGGCCAAGATCACACTGTTTTTTGCGGCGGGTGCGATCTATATCGCCAGCAAAAAAACTGAGATTAACCAACTGGATGGCATCGGGTTTCGGATGCCGATTACCATGGGTGCGTTTGCGATAGCGGCATTCAGTATGATCGGTGTGCCGCCTACCGGTGGCTTTGTCTCGAAGTGGTACATGATTGCCGGCGCGTTTCAGATTGACAGTTATTTTGTGCTAATTGTGCTAACGCTTTCTACAGGTCTCAATGCGGCCTATTTTCTGCCGATTATTTTCAGGGCTTACTTTCGCAAGGAGTCAGTTGCGCCACCGAAACCCCATGGCGAGGCGCCCCTGCCCATGGTGGGGGCCATCTGTGTCACGGCATTGCTGACGCTGTTGGTATTCTTTCTGAATGGTCCGTTGGTTGCCTTTGAAATGGCAGTGCTGGGGGTGCCCCGATGACCAACCGTAAGAACGCACCAAATGACGTTCAAAAAAGCTGGCTCTACCGGCCGGAAAATCATAAGAAACTCTGGTGGGGTTTTGGCCTGATACTGGCTGCGACGGTTGTCGTCCAGTTGTTTGCTTCGGTACACGGCCACTTCGGTTTTGACGGGTGGTTCGGTTTCAACGCCGCTTTTGGTTTTGTTTCATGTGCCCTGATGGTGGTATTCGCGAAACTGCTCGGATACCTTTTGAAACGGCCCGATAATTATTACGATGACGATGCTTGAATTAATTTTTCCGCCTGCATTCATTCTCATTCTCGGCGCTTTTCTGATCGGGCCGATAAGGGCTCCGTTGCGGCCGTTGGTTGTGCTGGGCGCACCGCTGTTGACACTCTATGCTATCTGGCAGATGGGCGACGGCATTCAACTGACCGCACAGTTTCTCAATTACGAGATTCAGCTGATTGAGTCGAGCCCTCTGCGCCGCCTGTTTGCAACTATCTTTGCCATCATGGCGTTTGTCGGCGGGCTGTTTGCTTTTCGCCAGGCGAAGTGGTGGGAACTCGCCGCCGCCCAGGCCTACGCGGCGGGTGCTATCGGCGTTTCCTTTGCCGGGGATCTGATTACCATGTTCCTGTTCTGGGAACTGATGGCCATTTTTTCGACCGTCGTGGTGTGGTGTGGTGGCACCGAGGGAGCGCGGAAAGCGGGAATACGCTACGCCATCATGCACTTGGTGGGTGGTGTACTGTTGAAAATCGGTATTGAGGGGGTGATGGTCCACACCGGATCCATCGAGATTCAGCCGATCCCGCTGACCAATATTGATGGCTGGCTGATCCTGATAGGTGTGCTGATTAACGCTGCGGCACCGCCATTATCCGCCTGGCTGGCGGATGCATACCCGGAATCCAGCCCCAGTGGCTCGGTTTTTTTGTCGGCCTTCACCACCAAAACCGCTGTGTTGGCACTGATACTGTTATTCCCGGGTCAGCAAATCCTGATCTGGATTGGTCTCTACATGATTTTCTACGGGATCATCTATGCCCTGCTGGAAAACGATATGCGACGAATCCTGGCCTATTCCATCGTCAACCAGGTGGGATTCATGGTCTGTGGTATCGGCATCGGTACCGAAATGGCCATCAATGGTGCGTCGGCCCATGCCTTTGCCCATATTATCTACAAGGCACTGCTGCTGATGTCCGCGGGGTCTGTGTTGTATATGACCGGGCGTCGCAAGTGCAGTGAATTGGGCGGGCTCTACCATTCGATGCCGCTCACTGCACTGTGTGGCATTATCGGTGCCCTGGCGATATCGGCATTTCCGTTTACCTCGGGCTTTATCTCCAAGTCGATGATATCCCAATCCGCCGCTGACCAGCATATGATGATGGTCTGGCTATTGTTGCTGGCCGCATCCGCAGGTGTTTTTCTACACGCCGGTATCAAGTTTCCCTGGTTCGTGTTTTTTCAGAAGGACTCGGGGCTACGGCCCAAGGACCCGCCCTGGAATATGCGCGCAGCCATGGTTCTCTTGGCCGTCGCCTGTATTTTTCTGGGTGTTTTCCCGGAGTGGCTCTACCGCCTGCTTCCCTATCCCGTGGATTATGTGCCATATACCGCATCGCATCTGGTGACCCAGCTGCAATTACTGCTGTTTTCCGGGCTGGCTTTCTTTGCCTTGTTGCCGTTGATGAAGCGCACCCTGACTATCAGTCTCGACTTTGACTGGGTGTATCGTCGGCTTATCCTGTCTCTGATGAACCGATTAATCTGTCTGCTCAGCTGCCTCGATACGGCTTTGCGAAGCGCTTTTAGCCGGATATTCTCCATCATCTGGACCTATATAGGCCGACACCATGGCCCCGAAGGGATGTTGGCACGCACCTGGCCAACAGGCAGTGTCGTGACCTGGGTCGTGGTACTGCTTACTGTCTTCCTGCTGTTCAGTATCTATTGAGTCCAACGGATAAAATTTTCCCTGTTTCCCGCGGGTTTTACATCCTTGAAACCAACTTATCTACTGGCAAATGTGCTATAAGGCACCATGAAAATTCCGAAACGTTTACAGCCTCTGGTTGACGATGGTCTGGTAGATGAAGTTGTCCGTCAGATGATGAGTGGCAAAGAGGCAACCGTCTACATGGTGCGCAGTGGCGGGGAGCTCCGCTGCGCGAAAGTCTATAAGGAAGCGGATAAACGCAGCTTCAAAAAAGCAGTGCAGTATCAGGAAGGCCGGAAAGTGCGCAGTGGACGCCGTGCCAGAGCCATGGAAAAGGGCACTCGCTACGGTCGCGAGCAGCAGGAGGAGACCTGGCAGAATGCCGAGGTATCAGCCTTGTATCGGCTGGCTGCTGCCGGGGTACGGGTACCGGAACCTTTCGGCTGTGTCGACGGTGTGTTGCTGATGGAGTTGGTCACTGACGCTGACGGCGATGTGGCGCCGCGACTCAGTGAAATTACCATGCCCAGCCATCAGGCTATCACCGACCATGGTTTGCTGATGCGGGAGGTGGTGCGCATGCTCTGTGCCGGTCTGGTACACGGTGACCTCTCCGAGTTTAATGTGCTGCAGGATGCGTCTGGCCCTGTAATCATTGATTTGCCTCAGGCAGTCGATGCCTCTGCCAATAATCACGCTGAGTTTATGCTGGAGCGCGATGTTCAGAAAATTACCGAGTATTACGCGCAATTCGCTCCCGAATTGCTGGAGACCCGGTTTGGCAAGGAAATCTGGGCGCTATACGAGGCCGGTGACTTGCATCCCGATGTGCCGCTGTCCGGTTATTTTGCAGAAGATCTGCAAAAGGCCGATGTGGCAGAGGTTCTGGATGTGATCAGCTATGCCCTCAGTGAAGAGGAGGAGCGGCAACAGCGTCGTCGTGATGCAGAAGATAGTGATTAACCCCGATTTACGGTAAGTTTGTTAGCAGTGTCTGTTCAGCCCGTTTGAGATGGCAGAGAACCATTAAACCTCATTGTTTTTTATAAATATTTTTGGCTACCCCTCGACGCATTGCCGACAACTGCGTATAGTCCGCAGCCTTCGTTAGACCACCTTTTTCGTTTTATCGCGCCCAGGATATTCCCTTGATCTCGACCGCAAACATCACCATGCAGTTTGGTGCCAAGCCGCTGTTTGAAAACATCTCCGTTAAATTTGGTGAAGGTAATCGCTATGGCCTGATCGGTGCCAATGGCTGTGGTAAATCCACCTTCATGAAGATTCTGGACGGCACTCTTACGCCCACCGCCGGCAACGTGTCCATCACACCGAATGAGCGGGTTGGTACGCTGCACCAGGATCAGTTTGCCTTCGAAAAATACCGGGTAATCGACACGGTCATCATGGGTCACGCGGAACTTTGGGAAGTGAAGCAGGAGCGCGACCGCATCTACGGCCTGACAGAAATGACCGATGCCGATGGCATGAGGGTGGCGGAACTGGAAGCGCGATTTGCCGAAATGGATGGTTATACCGCCGAGAGCAGAGCCGGCGATTTTCTGCTGGGCGCGGGTATTGCCGAGGCCCTGCATGAGGGTCCGATGAGTGATGTGCCCCCCGGCCTGAAGTTGCGGGTCCTGTTGGCCCAGGCATTATTTTCCGATCCGGATATCCTGTTGCTGGATGAGCCCACCAACAACCTCGATATCAACACCATTCGCTGGTTGGAAGGTGTGCTCAACGAGCGCAAGAGCACCATGGTGATCATTTCCCACGACCGCCATTTTCTGAACGCCATTTGTACGCATATGGCCGATATTGATTATGGCGAACTGCGTCTCTATCCCGGCAACTACGATGATTTCATGACGGCGTCGACCATGGCCAGAGAGCGCCTGCACTCTGAAAATGCCAAAAAATCTGCCCAGATTGCCGATTTGCAGCAATTCGTCAGCCGCTTCTCGGCTAACGCATCAAAGGCCAAGCAGGCGACATCCAGAGCCAAGCAGATCGAAAAAATCAAACTCGATGAAGTGAAGGCCTCCAGTCGGATGAGCCCCTATATTCGCTTCAAACAGGAGAAAAAGCTCCATCGCCAGTCACTGATTCTGGAGAATCTCGGTCATGGCTTCGATGGCGGACCGCTGTTTAGCAAGGGCAACCTGATTCTGGAGGCCGGCTCCAGACTGGCGATTATTGGTGAAAACGGTGCCGGTAAAACCACATTGTTGCGATGCCTGATGAACGAGCTGACTCCTGATCATGGCAAAATCAAGTGGTCCGAAAACGCAGCGCTCGGTTATTGTCCCCAGGACAGCACGGCGGATTTTGATTCTGATCTGACACTGTTTGACTGGATGAGCCAGTGGCGGAAACCCCGCCACGATGATCAGATTGTCCGCGCCACGCTGGGCCGCCTGTTGTTCAGCGCCGATGATTTCAACAAGAAAGCCCGAGTCTGCTCCGGTGGAGAAAAAAACCGCCTGTTGTTCGGCAAGCTGATGATGACCGATGCCAATGTGCTGCTTCTTGATGAGCCCACCAACCACCTCGATATCGAGGCGATTGAAGCGCTCAATATGGCGCTGGAGCACTATGACGGCACGCTGATTTTTGTCAGCCACGACCGCGAGTTCGTCTCGTCCCTCGCGACCCGGGTGATTGAAATCAAGGACCATCGGCTGATCGATTTTCAGGGCACCTATGAGGAATACCTGGCCAGTCAGCAAGCTATGGATAAAGCGGTGGGCGCCCGCTGATTTGGGATCAAACTTCCTCTTATGGGTTTTCTGCGTCCTGTTCGACCATAGGTGACGGCCTCTGATAGGTTTTTAGCTCGGCGCTTCTGACTCTGTTGTTTCCCGGCAGGTGCCTTTATTCAAAGCGTTTCATGGCAGTGAGAAGGTGTTTGGCAGAGGTGTTGTAATCGCTTGCTGAAACCAGCAGGCTTTGAATACGTTTCTTGAGTGAGGCAAAGCACTCGGTAAAAGCGCGTCTCGCGGCCACCGGATCATTGTGAATTGCCGCCGGGTCGGGTAGCCCCCAATGCACGTGTTCAATGGTGCCGTCAAGCAGTGGACAGTCTTCCGCTGCCGCGTTATTGCATACTGTCAATATCACATCAAAAGCCGGTGCCCCAGCGCCGATAAATTCATGCCAGCTCTTGCTGCGGTATGTCTTTGTGGCACTATCTGCCAGTGTCTGGATCTGCTCCAACGCCAGCGGGTTTACCCGCCCGGTGGGCTTGCTGCCTGCACTGTATGCCTGGAAAAGCGGGGAGCCGATCGTATTAAACAGTGCTTCGGCCATGATACTCCGGGCGGAATTGCCGGTGCACAGCACCAGTATTCGCAACGGAGAAAGCAGGAGACTGCCGCTGTCAGCGCGTTGATTCAGACTATCTGTTGTCATTACACGTTGCCTCATTGCCGAAAAATCTGAGCTGTTGATTCCGATGCCTAGCGTTGACAGCGGTGGTAACGCTCCACCAGTTTTAACAATCCCTGCGGTGCATGGGCTTTTTTCCACTCACCGGCTGCAAACTTGTTGGCTTCCACCAGGGTGGGATAGATATGGATGGTGCCCAGAATTTTATTGAGTCCGAGTCCGTGTTTCATCGCCAGTACATACTCGGCGATCAGATCCCCCGCATGATTGCCGACAATTGTCACTCCCAGTATCCGGTCTGAGCCGGGTCGGGTCAGCACCTTGACGAAACCCTCGGCACAGCCGTCGGTAATGGCCCGATCCAGATCGTCGATGCTGTAGCGGGTCACCTCGAATTCCACGCCCTGTTCAGTAGCATCCTGCTCGTTCAGTCCCACCCGTGCCACTTCCGGGCTGGTAAAGGTGGCCCAGGGAATCACCGAGTAATCCACTCTGAATTTTTTAAAGCGGGAGAACAGTGCATTAACGGCAGCATACCAGGCCTGGTGGGCGGCGGTGTGGGTGAACTGGAAGGGTCCGGCCACATCGCCGACGGCATAAATGTTGGGAAAGCGGGTCTGTAGAAAGTCGTTGAGGGCAATGGTGCCGTTTTTATGGATCGTTATGCCCAGTGCTTTCAGCCCAAGTCCGTCGGTATTGGCTCTGCGGCCGATGGCGATCAGAATCTGGTCAAACACCAGGCGCACACTTTCACCCTGGTGTTGGGTATAGAGTATTTTGTCGCCACCTTCTACCGCGAAGCAATCCGCCTTGTGGCCTAGCAACAGTTCGACACCATCCTGGCGCAGAGCATCGGCCACCAGCTTGGCGGCATCGTCATCTTCCCGGGGTAAAATACGCGGCAGCATTTCCACTTGGGTGACAGAGGTGCCGAGGCGGGCAAAGGCTTGGGCCAGTTCACAGCCGATGGGGCCGCCACCGAGAATCAACAGGCGGCCCGGGTTGTCGCGGATTTTCCACAGGGTCTCGGTGGTCAGGTAATCAATCTGTTCCAGCCCTGGAAAGGGCGGCACCAATGGGGCAGCACCGGAGGCGATAATAATATTGCGCGCGGTCAGGGTTTGTTTTCCTTCGTTGCTGGTAATTTCCACCGCCCAGGGGGAAACCAGTCGCGCGCTGCCCTCGCGGCAATCTACCCCCAGCAGGCGGTAACGTTCAATCGAATCGTGGGGTTCGATGGCCTTGATCACCCTCTGAATACGATCCATTACCGCGCTGAAATCGGCTTCCGGTTGCAGCGGCATAAGGCCGTAGTCCCGGCTGTGGCTGGCTATTGAGGCCACCTGGGCACTTTTGATCAGGGCTTTGGACGGCACACAGCCGGTGTTAAGGCAGTCGCCGCCCATGCGATCTTTTTCCACCAGGGTGACGCTAGCCTTGACGGTGGCGGCGATATAAGCGCTCA is a window from the Porticoccus hydrocarbonoclasticus MCTG13d genome containing:
- a CDS encoding monovalent cation/H+ antiporter subunit D family protein; the encoded protein is MTALLALQLTLVVPLCGALLIALCGRWPNFREAITLSTAGLLFYLVIQVFGAVERGGDEATALYVELWQILPGLHIALHSEPLSILFALVASGLWIVTSVYSIGYMRANQEKRQTQFYVCFAVAIFGAMGVAFAANLLTLFLFYEILTLSTYPLVAHKGDDKARAGARTYLGILLATSIGLFLPAMMWTYFVAGTLDFRPGGILEGNIGGIGATILLLMFMFGIGKAALIPVHRWLPAAMVAPTPVSALLHAVAVVKAGVFTIAKVVIYIFGLDFLVDVPHEVIAVYIAGFTIVVASILALRQTNIKRMLAYSTVSQLSYIVLAVLVLTPLSEIGAIVHIVAHAVAKITLFFAAGAIYIASKKTEINQLDGIGFRMPITMGAFAIAAFSMIGVPPTGGFVSKWYMIAGAFQIDSYFVLIVLTLSTGLNAAYFLPIIFRAYFRKESVAPPKPHGEAPLPMVGAICVTALLTLLVFFLNGPLVAFEMAVLGVPR
- a CDS encoding Na(+)/H(+) antiporter subunit D, which encodes MTMLELIFPPAFILILGAFLIGPIRAPLRPLVVLGAPLLTLYAIWQMGDGIQLTAQFLNYEIQLIESSPLRRLFATIFAIMAFVGGLFAFRQAKWWELAAAQAYAAGAIGVSFAGDLITMFLFWELMAIFSTVVVWCGGTEGARKAGIRYAIMHLVGGVLLKIGIEGVMVHTGSIEIQPIPLTNIDGWLILIGVLINAAAPPLSAWLADAYPESSPSGSVFLSAFTTKTAVLALILLFPGQQILIWIGLYMIFYGIIYALLENDMRRILAYSIVNQVGFMVCGIGIGTEMAINGASAHAFAHIIYKALLLMSAGSVLYMTGRRKCSELGGLYHSMPLTALCGIIGALAISAFPFTSGFISKSMISQSAADQHMMMVWLLLLAASAGVFLHAGIKFPWFVFFQKDSGLRPKDPPWNMRAAMVLLAVACIFLGVFPEWLYRLLPYPVDYVPYTASHLVTQLQLLLFSGLAFFALLPLMKRTLTISLDFDWVYRRLILSLMNRLICLLSCLDTALRSAFSRIFSIIWTYIGRHHGPEGMLARTWPTGSVVTWVVVLLTVFLLFSIY
- a CDS encoding PA4780 family RIO1-like protein kinase, whose amino-acid sequence is MKIPKRLQPLVDDGLVDEVVRQMMSGKEATVYMVRSGGELRCAKVYKEADKRSFKKAVQYQEGRKVRSGRRARAMEKGTRYGREQQEETWQNAEVSALYRLAAAGVRVPEPFGCVDGVLLMELVTDADGDVAPRLSEITMPSHQAITDHGLLMREVVRMLCAGLVHGDLSEFNVLQDASGPVIIDLPQAVDASANNHAEFMLERDVQKITEYYAQFAPELLETRFGKEIWALYEAGDLHPDVPLSGYFAEDLQKADVAEVLDVISYALSEEEERQQRRRDAEDSD
- a CDS encoding ABC-F family ATPase; the protein is MISTANITMQFGAKPLFENISVKFGEGNRYGLIGANGCGKSTFMKILDGTLTPTAGNVSITPNERVGTLHQDQFAFEKYRVIDTVIMGHAELWEVKQERDRIYGLTEMTDADGMRVAELEARFAEMDGYTAESRAGDFLLGAGIAEALHEGPMSDVPPGLKLRVLLAQALFSDPDILLLDEPTNNLDINTIRWLEGVLNERKSTMVIISHDRHFLNAICTHMADIDYGELRLYPGNYDDFMTASTMARERLHSENAKKSAQIADLQQFVSRFSANASKAKQATSRAKQIEKIKLDEVKASSRMSPYIRFKQEKKLHRQSLILENLGHGFDGGPLFSKGNLILEAGSRLAIIGENGAGKTTLLRCLMNELTPDHGKIKWSENAALGYCPQDSTADFDSDLTLFDWMSQWRKPRHDDQIVRATLGRLLFSADDFNKKARVCSGGEKNRLLFGKLMMTDANVLLLDEPTNHLDIEAIEALNMALEHYDGTLIFVSHDREFVSSLATRVIEIKDHRLIDFQGTYEEYLASQQAMDKAVGAR
- a CDS encoding arsenate reductase ArsC encodes the protein MTTDSLNQRADSGSLLLSPLRILVLCTGNSARSIMAEALFNTIGSPLFQAYSAGSKPTGRVNPLALEQIQTLADSATKTYRSKSWHEFIGAGAPAFDVILTVCNNAAAEDCPLLDGTIEHVHWGLPDPAAIHNDPVAARRAFTECFASLKKRIQSLLVSASDYNTSAKHLLTAMKRFE
- a CDS encoding FAD-dependent oxidoreductase codes for the protein MYRTTKKLMIVAAVVIAMAAYFFLDLGRYLSLAYLQQQLDIIHSFYAENRLLSWLIFLVVYVVVTALSIPGAAVMTLAGGAIFGFVTGLLLVSFASAMGATLAFLVARYLLRDWVQQRFGDRLKTINQGIEKDGAFYLFTLRLVPVFPFFLINLVMALTPLKTWTFYWVSQVGMLAGTAVYINAGTQVAQLQSAGDILSPGLIGAFVLLGLFPWIARALLAPLQRTKVYRGWKKPKHFDRNLIIIGAGSGGLVSAYIAATVKASVTLVEKDRMGGDCLNTGCVPSKALIKSAQVASIASHSRDYGLMPLQPEADFSAVMDRIQRVIKAIEPHDSIERYRLLGVDCREGSARLVSPWAVEITSNEGKQTLTARNIIIASGAAPLVPPFPGLEQIDYLTTETLWKIRDNPGRLLILGGGPIGCELAQAFARLGTSVTQVEMLPRILPREDDDAAKLVADALRQDGVELLLGHKADCFAVEGGDKILYTQHQGESVRLVFDQILIAIGRRANTDGLGLKALGITIHKNGTIALNDFLQTRFPNIYAVGDVAGPFQFTHTAAHQAWYAAVNALFSRFKKFRVDYSVIPWATFTSPEVARVGLNEQDATEQGVEFEVTRYSIDDLDRAITDGCAEGFVKVLTRPGSDRILGVTIVGNHAGDLIAEYVLAMKHGLGLNKILGTIHIYPTLVEANKFAAGEWKKAHAPQGLLKLVERYHRCQR